A genome region from Bacillaceae bacterium IKA-2 includes the following:
- a CDS encoding small acid-soluble spore protein P, whose amino-acid sequence MTEKNTYKDQRKNAPKGHNPGQPEPLSGSKKVKKRNQVGQTDGEG is encoded by the coding sequence ATGACTGAAAAAAACACTTATAAAGATCAACGAAAAAATGCTCCTAAAGGACACAATCCTGGTCAACCTGAGCCATTAAGTGGTTCTAAAAAGGTTAAAAAACGAAATCAAGTTGGCCAAACAGACGGAGAAGGATAG
- the selA gene encoding L-seryl-tRNA(Sec) selenium transferase, with protein sequence MKQYLRQLPAIHILKDDQRFFDYCQKFNLSELELTNLFQKELDELRQNLLLNELQISETLLKKETFIELLFSSLEKKLQSYERFYLRRVINGTGTILHTNLGRAKLSEEAAKQVVQTAQNYSNLEFNIEAGKRGSRHDIIEETIKKITGAEAAMVVNNNAAAVYLILRAFAKDKEVIVSRGQLVEIGGSFRISSIMEESGAKLVEVGTTNKTHLYDYENALSEETAMFLKVHTSNFKTIGFTSEVETEALVDLKKKHKDVIFYEDLGSGALYDFRQHGIGNEPVVSKVLKMGVDLVSFSGDKLLGGPQAGIIAGKKELIQKLKKHQLARVLRVDKMTLAALEGTLKAYENKTAVKDIPTVRDILASKESIEEKAILFLNKLQELTSNYSAVMIDEVSQIGGGTMPTEEIATKAVAITASEVSASELAEKLRLSKPAIVSRLKDNHVLLDFRTITEEEIDLVVKALKMIGEKK encoded by the coding sequence ATGAAACAATATTTACGTCAGTTACCAGCGATACATATTTTAAAAGATGATCAGCGTTTTTTTGACTATTGTCAAAAATTTAATCTTTCAGAGCTTGAATTAACGAACCTTTTTCAAAAAGAACTGGATGAGCTTAGGCAAAACTTGCTATTAAATGAATTACAAATAAGTGAAACTCTTCTAAAAAAAGAAACATTTATTGAACTTTTATTTTCCAGTTTGGAAAAAAAACTACAAAGCTATGAACGATTTTATTTAAGAAGAGTTATTAATGGAACCGGAACGATTTTACATACGAATTTAGGCAGGGCAAAATTAAGTGAAGAGGCGGCTAAACAAGTAGTTCAAACCGCGCAAAATTACTCAAATTTAGAGTTTAATATCGAAGCAGGAAAACGAGGTTCAAGACATGACATTATTGAAGAGACGATAAAAAAAATTACCGGAGCCGAAGCTGCAATGGTCGTAAATAATAATGCGGCGGCGGTGTATTTAATTTTACGAGCGTTTGCAAAAGATAAAGAAGTTATTGTTTCTCGTGGTCAACTCGTTGAAATTGGTGGATCATTTCGGATTTCTTCGATTATGGAAGAAAGTGGAGCCAAGCTCGTTGAAGTTGGCACGACAAACAAAACTCATTTGTATGATTATGAAAATGCACTAAGTGAAGAGACAGCAATGTTTTTAAAAGTACATACAAGTAATTTTAAAACAATTGGATTTACATCCGAAGTTGAAACAGAAGCCTTAGTTGATCTTAAAAAGAAACATAAAGATGTTATTTTTTATGAGGACTTAGGAAGTGGCGCATTATATGATTTCAGGCAGCATGGCATTGGTAATGAGCCTGTTGTTTCTAAAGTGCTAAAAATGGGTGTCGATCTCGTTTCTTTCTCAGGTGATAAGCTGTTAGGTGGTCCTCAGGCAGGAATTATTGCTGGAAAAAAAGAGCTGATCCAAAAATTAAAAAAACATCAATTAGCTAGAGTGTTACGTGTCGATAAGATGACATTGGCGGCCCTTGAAGGAACGTTAAAAGCGTATGAAAATAAAACGGCTGTAAAAGACATACCTACAGTCAGAGATATTTTGGCTTCAAAAGAATCGATAGAAGAGAAAGCGATTCTTTTTTTGAATAAACTTCAAGAGTTAACTTCAAATTACTCTGCTGTAATGATTGATGAAGTATCGCAAATTGGTGGAGGAACAATGCCAACTGAAGAAATAGCAACAAAAGCCGTCGCAATAACCGCTTCCGAAGTTTCAGCAAGTGAATTGGCTGAAAAGTTAAGGCTAAGCAAACCGGCAATTGTTTCTCGACTCAAAGATAATCATGTTCTTCTTGATTTTCGGACGATCACTGAAGAGGAAATAGATTTGGTTGTAAAGGCGTTAAAAATGATTGGGGAAAAGAAGTAG